The Chelonia mydas isolate rCheMyd1 chromosome 3, rCheMyd1.pri.v2, whole genome shotgun sequence genome includes a region encoding these proteins:
- the SLC30A1 gene encoding zinc transporter 1, producing MADNGAGEPRQPRYRRVRLMCMLALTFLFFVVEVVVSRVTASLAMLSDSFHMLSDVMALVVALVAVRFAQRTRATHKNTFGWVRAEVMGALVNAVFLTALCFTILLEAIERFTEPHEIQQPLVVIGVGVAGLLVNLLGLCLFHQHGGGGHGHSHGGSQHHRSGSRTKLERSSGEGDAVLRKEETNTLVENCGSTNGVNQEKLGDGKAELQANGSVGANSLDVEVEEDSSGQLNMRGVFLHVLGDALGSVIVVVNASVFYFSWNPCPKDGSCFNPCVDSHCVENATLAPLLDSADLLTQEGIHVAGPCWVLYLDPSLCLIMVCILLYTTYPLLKESALILLQTVPKQIDIYSLNLKLRKLEGVEAVHELHVWQLAGSRIIGTAHIKCHDPASYMKVAKHIKEIFHDEGIHATTIQPEFASVGSESGVGKCEFPCRTQCALKQCCGTAEGSTEKKSAKTSSIAISCSEIIIDSPHHKTRRTKSESIPAVRLEADDDPDTQFESSL from the exons ATGGCGGACAACGGGGCGGGCGAGCCCCGGCAGCCCCGCTACCGCCGGGTGCGGCTGATGTGCATGCTGGCGCTCACTTTCCTCTTCTTcgtggtggaggtggtggtgagccGGGTCACCGCCTCGCTGGCCATGCTCTCCGACTCCTTCCACATGCTGTCCGACGTCATGGCCCTGGTGGTGGCCCTGGTGGCCGTGCGCTTCGCCCAGCGCACCCGCGCCACCCACAAGAACACCTTCGGCTGGGTGCGGGCCGAGGTGATGGGCGCCTTGGTCAACGCCGTCTTCCTCACCGCCCTCTGCTTCACCATCCTGCTGGAGGCCATCGAGCGCTTCACCGAGCCCCACGAGATCCAGCAGCCGCTCGTGGTGATTGGGGTGGGGGTCGCCGGGCTGCTCGTCAATCTGCTGGGGCTCTGCCTCTTCCACCAGCATGGAGGCGGCGGGCACGGGCACTCGCATGGGGGGAGCCAGCACCACCGCAGCGGCAGCCGCACCAAACTGGAGCGATCTTCCGGGGAAGGGGATGCTGTGCTGCGCAAGGAGGAGACCAACACGCTGGTGGAGAATTGCGGCAGCACCAATGGGGTCAACCAGGAGAAGCTAG GTGATGGCAAGGCAGAACTACAAGCGAATGGGAGTGTTGGCGCTAACTCTCTGGACGTTGAGGTCGAAGAAGATTCCAGTGGACAGCTTAACATGCGTGGAGTTTTTCTGCATGTGCTTGGAGATGCCTTGGGTTCAGTGATTGTGGTGGTGAATGCCTCAGTCTTTTACTTTTCTTGGAATCCATGCCCTAAAGATGGGTCCTGTTTTAATCCATGTGTTGATAGCCATTGCGTAGAAAATGCTACCTTAGCCCCACTGCTTGACAGTGCTGATCTGCTCACACAAGAGGGTATTCATGTAGCTGGTCCCTGCTGGGTGCTGTATTTAGATCCCTCTCTTTGTCTGATAATGGTTTGTATACTCCTTTACACAACTTATCCATTACTTAAGGAATCTGCCCTTATCCTTTTGCAAACTGTTCCCAAACAAATTGATATTTATTCTCTGAACTTGAAACTACGTAAACttgaaggagttgaagcagtCCATGAACTACATGTTTGGCAGCTGGCAGGCAGCAGGATCATTGGTACTGCTCACATAAAATGTCATGACCCTGCATCATACATGAAAGTGGCAAAGCACATTAAGGAGATTTTTCATGATGAAGGGATCCATGCCACTACAATTCAGCCTGAGTTTGCCAGTGTAGGCTCTGAATCGGGTGTTGGCAAATGTGAGTTTCCCTGCAGAACTCAGTGTGCTCTGAAGCAGTGTTGTGGGACAGCAGAAGGCAGTACTGAAAAGAAGTCCGCAAAGACCTCTTCAATTGCTATTTCATGCTCAGAAATAATCATTGACTCTCCACACCACAAAACTAGGAGGACTAAATCTGAAAGTATACCTGCTGTTAGGCTAGAGGCAGATGATGACCCAGACACGCAATTTGAATCATCTTTGTAA